In one Silene latifolia isolate original U9 population chromosome 10, ASM4854445v1, whole genome shotgun sequence genomic region, the following are encoded:
- the LOC141606673 gene encoding putative FBD-associated F-box protein At1g05080 — MGFGENVAKMQKGTVDRISELPEFILHTILSNLDTKEACRASVLSKRWFDAWSSIPVLDFRPPYFQKYGEYPYAYGSDTGERFVEFINKTMERYFKRKYRITKMYLEIPKVHRKIETLVDRWIMIAVQNQIQILEIHDLGIFDYTLPEILFRAKSLKYLNCSSVGLPFYATMDLISLEYLNLMSETTLDEDMLERIISSCPLVVLDITYDNYLKKISIPWMKKVNVEVESRGSGTMQSNLQESPLQKFVYNGLSPSDEILWPWNINVAALKNLRKLEFDCVPITDDIVSELSYGLVVLESLIITDCFMLKCINISSSSLKQLRISVSGGLEKAIIDSPKLLEFFCCCEVVTSLSLVQALDHCNAQFCTLNLYSVTTGWLVKLKNFFVEANFFKSLAIELCSATEIEFEHDQLMNAGTAVPYKLGELKLCGTSSWTPTKSSLVAFLNGLFWCCHPDVLSLTTDLQDSTAKLILSILTEKVQHWKDPLKSIEIDGIEYPRVFSHSPELEIRIRLSW; from the exons ATGGGATTTGGGGAAAATGTAGCAAAGATGCAAAAGGGTACAGTGGATAGAATTTCGGAGCTTCCGGAGTTTATCCTGCATACTATTCTCTCAAATCTTGATACTAAAGAGGCGTGTCGCGCTAGCGTATTGTCTAAGAGGTGGTTTGATGCTTGGTCTTCCATTCCGGTTTTGGATTTTCGTCCTCCATATTTTCAGAAATATGGGGAGTATCCTTACGCGTATGGCAGTGATACAGGGGAACGTTTTGTGGAGTTCATCAATAAGACCATGGAAAGATATTTTAAACGGAAGTATAGAATAACAAAGATGTACCTTGAGATTCCTAAGGTTCATAGAAAGATAGAAACTTTGGTTGACAGATGGATAATGATTGCGGTCCAAAACCAAATCCAGATATTGGAAATCCATGACCTTGGTATCTTTGACTATACGTTGCCTGAAATTCTATTTCGTGCAAAATCGTTGAAATATTTGAATTGTTCAAGTGTTGGACTGCCATTTTATGCAACTATGGACCTCATCTCACTCGAATATCTGAATTTAATGTCGGAAACGACTCTTGATGAGGATATGCTTGAAAGAATTATTTCTTCTTGCCCCTTGGTTGTATTAGATATTACATATGACAACTACCTTAAAAAAATTTCAATTCCCTGGATGAAAAAGGTTAATGTAGAAGTTGAAAGTCGTGGTAGTGGAACAATGCAATCCAACCTCCAAGAATCTCCGCTTCAAAAGTTTGTTTATAATGGTCTGTCTCCGAGTGACGAAATTTTGTGGCCATGGAACATAAATGTGGCTGCATTGAAAAACTTGAGAAAGCTAGAGTTTGATTGTGTTCCTATTACAGATGATATTGTTTCAGAGCTGTCATATGGGCTTGTGGTGTTAGAAAGTTTAATAATTACGGACTGCTTTATGCTAAAATGCATTAACATCTCAAGCAGTTCACTTAAGCAACTTCGAATTTCAGTTAGCGGGGGGTTAGAGAAGGCTATAATTGACTCCCCTAAATTGCTCGAGTTTTTTTGCTGCTGTGAAGTAGTGACCTCCCTGTCGTTGGTTCAAGCGCTAGATCACTGTAATGCTCAATTCTGTACATTGAATCTGTATTCCGTGACCACTGGTTGGCTTGTTAAGCTAAAGAATTTTTTTGTAGAAGCAAACTTCTTCAAATCTTTGGCGATTGAGTTGTGTAGCGCTACTGAG ATTGAGTTCGAACACGACCAACTGATGAATGCCGGTACTGCCGTACCGTACAAACTCGGGGAGTTAAAGCTGTGTGGAACAAGTTCTTGGACTCCTACAAAATCTTCACTTGTGGCCTTTCTTAACGGACTGTTTTGGTGTTGCCACCCTGATGTGCTGTCATTGACAACCGATTTACAGGATTCGACAGCTAAG TTGATCTTGAGCATCCTTACAGAGAAAGTGCAGCACTGGAAGGATCCCTTGAAAAGCATTGAAATTGACGGCATTGAATATCCTCGAGTATTTTCACATTCACCTGAGCTTGAGATCAGGATCAGGTTGTCTTGGTAG
- the LOC141608770 gene encoding F-box/LRR-repeat protein 13-like, with product MEFGENVAKKQMGIVDRISELPDFILHTILTMLDTKEAGRASPWYFKYEFEDDTRALERFVEFVDKTMQRYFTQKYRITNMYLLLLKVDEKVESLADKWIMIAVENQIERLEIQNFDGGNEYRLPEILFCSKSLKYLKCCKARLPYYASMELISLEYLILILETVDEDMLQEMISFCPLVELDITYDNHLNEISLPLIRKVNREVEGRGSGTMQSNLQASQLQKFVDRSCFPDSPWPWNLNVVALKNLRKLEICWASISDDVVSELASGLIALESLTLMS from the exons ATGGAGTTTGGGGAAAATGTAGCAAAGAAGCAAATGGGTATAGTTGATAGAATTTCAGAGCTTCCGGATTTTATACTGCATACTATTCTCACAATGCTTGATACTAAAGAGGCGGGTCGCGCTAGC CCTTGGTACTTTAAGTATGAGTTTGAGGACGATACACGTGCACTTGAACGTTTTGTGGAGTTCGTAGATAAGACGATGCAAAGATACTTTACGCAAAAGTATAGAATAACAAATATGTACCTTCTGCTTCTTAAGGTTGATGAAAAGGTAGAATCTTTGGCTGACAAATGGATAATGATCGCGGTGGAAAACCAAATCGAGAGATTGGAAATCCAGAATTTTGATGGTGGAAATGAGTATAGGTTGCCTGAGATTCTATTTTGTTCAAAATCactgaaatatttgaaatgttgTAAAGCTAGGTTGCCATATTATGCGTCTATGGAGCTCATCTCGCTCGAATATTTGATTTTGATCCTGGAAACTGTTGATGAggacatgcttcaagaaatgatcTCTTTCTGCCCCTTGGTTGAATTAGATATTACATACGATAACCACCTTAACGAAATTTCACTTCCTTTGATAAGAAAAGTTAATAGGGAAGTTGAAGGCCGGGGTAGTGGAACGATGCAATCCAACCTCCAAGCATCTCAGCTTCAAAAGTTTGTTGATCGTAGTTGTTTTCCAGATTCCCCGTGGCCATGGAACTTGAATGTGGTTGCATTGAAAAACTTAAGAAAGCTGGAGATTTGTTGGGCTTCTATTTCAGATGATGTTGTTTCTGAGCTGGCATCTGGGCTTATAGCATTAGAAAGTTTA ACTTTAATGAGTTGA
- the LOC141606672 gene encoding uncharacterized protein LOC141606672 — protein MLQLMPPNLREFSYKCKVETSLSLIRALDHCNAQFLPLVTSSITNAWFVKLKKFLTETNIFKSLVLNLDCTRLVVAEEEQLRNVVIGQPYKLNELKLCETRPWDSSKSSLMTFLDGLFWCCHPDVLSITTKLENSAAQLIVSILREKVRCWKDPLKNIEVECIESSHLLSYLYKLEIRLGLSW, from the exons ATGTTACAGTTGATGCCCCCTAACTTGCGCGAGTTTTCGTACAAGTGTAAAGTGGAGACTTCTCTGTCACTGATCAGAGCGCTTGATCACTGTAATGCTCAATTCTTGCCATTGGTGACATCTTCGATCACCAATGCTTGGTTTGTTAAGCTAAAGAAGTTTCTCACAGAAACAAACATTTTCAAATCTCTAGTGCTGAACTTGGATTGTACTCGTCTG GTTGTGGCAGAGGAGGAGCAACTGAGGAATGTGGTTATTGGCCAACCATACAAACTCAACGAGTTAAAGCTGTGTGAAACAAGACCTTGGGATTCTTCAAAATCTTCGCTTATGACCTTTCTGGATGGTCTGTTTTGGTGTTGCCACCCTGATGTGCtgtcaataacaacaaaattagagAATTCGGCTGCGCAG TTGATCGTGAGCATCCTCAGGGAAAAAGTGCGATGCTGGAAGGATCCTTTGAAAAACATTGAAGTTGAATGCATTGAATCCTCTCATTTACTTTCATATTTGTACAAGCTCGAGATAAGACTCGGGCTTTCTTGGTAA
- the LOC141606671 gene encoding transcription initiation factor TFIID subunit 10-like, which yields MNTGQMMGQSSEVKQEEDTQLSHFLSSLMDYSPTIPDELAEHYLAKSGFHSPDLRLIRLVSVATQKFISEVATDALQHCKARQSSIVKDKRDKQQKDKRLILTMDDLSRALREYGVNLKHQEYFADSPSAGMDPASRDE from the exons atgaacaCGGGACAGATGATGGGGCAGAGCAGTGAAGTTAAACAGGAGGAAGATACACAACTCTCTCACTTTCTCTCTTCTTTAATGGATTACTCTCCCACT ATTCCCGACGAATTGGCGGAACATTACCTCGCTAAAAGCGGTTTTCATTCTCCCGATCTTCGCTT GATTAGACTCGTGTCCGTTGCAACTCAAAAGTTCATTTCTGAGGTTGCTACCGATGCTCTTCA GCACTGCAAAGCTAGGCAATCTTCTATAGTAAAAGATAAGAGAGATAAGCAGCAAAAG gacAAGCGTCTCATTTTGACAATGGATGACTTATCAAGAGCCCTCCGCGAG TATGGGGTCAACTTGAAGCATCAAGAGTACTTTGCTGACAGCCCTTCAGCAGGGATGGATCCAGCTTCAAGAGATGAATGA